From the Cupriavidus necator N-1 genome, one window contains:
- a CDS encoding aspartate dehydrogenase, giving the protein MLHVSMVGCGAIGRGVMELLKSDPDVVFDVVIVPEHTMDEARDAVCALAPGARVATHLDDQRPDLLVECAGHHALEEHIVPALERGIPCMVVSVGALSEPGMAERLEAAARRGGTQVQLLSGAIGAIDALAAARVGGLDEVIYTGRKPARAWAGTPAEQLFDLNALTEATVIFEGTARDAARLYPKNANVAATVSLAGLGLDRTSVKLLADPHAVENVHHVEARGAFGGFELTMRGKPLAANPKTSALTVFSVVRALGNRAHAVSI; this is encoded by the coding sequence ATGCTGCATGTGTCCATGGTTGGCTGCGGCGCGATCGGCCGCGGCGTGATGGAATTGCTCAAGAGCGATCCTGACGTGGTGTTCGACGTGGTGATCGTGCCGGAGCACACGATGGACGAGGCACGCGACGCGGTCTGCGCGCTGGCGCCGGGCGCCCGCGTGGCGACGCACCTGGACGACCAGCGTCCCGACCTGCTGGTCGAGTGTGCCGGCCACCATGCGCTGGAAGAGCACATCGTGCCGGCGCTGGAGCGCGGCATCCCGTGCATGGTGGTGTCGGTGGGCGCGCTGTCCGAGCCCGGCATGGCCGAGCGGCTGGAAGCGGCGGCGCGCCGCGGCGGCACGCAGGTGCAGCTGTTGTCGGGTGCGATCGGCGCGATCGATGCGCTGGCCGCGGCGCGTGTCGGCGGGCTGGATGAAGTGATCTACACCGGCCGCAAGCCGGCTCGCGCCTGGGCCGGCACGCCGGCCGAGCAGCTCTTCGACCTGAATGCGCTGACCGAGGCGACCGTGATCTTCGAAGGCACGGCACGCGACGCGGCGCGCCTGTATCCCAAGAACGCCAACGTGGCCGCCACTGTGTCGCTGGCAGGCCTGGGGCTGGACCGCACGTCGGTGAAGCTGCTGGCCGACCCGCATGCGGTGGAGAACGTGCATCACGTGGAGGCGCGAGGCGCTTTCGGCGGCTTCGAGCTGACCATGCGCGGCAAGCCGCTCGCGGCCAACCCCAAGACTTCCGCGCTGACGGTGTTCAGCGTGGTGCGCGCACTGGGCAACCGCGCGCACGCGGTATCGATCTAG
- a CDS encoding aldehyde dehydrogenase, whose translation MKTQEVLPICIAGEWRLGTGDRYGTRYPATGEVVAELNAANLSDVEEAVQGAHQAFLTSGWAQRKPHERAAVLYRVAELIRAQGEQLAQRQRLDNGKPISETRALVASAAGTFQFFAAACETLEETITPQRGDCLTMSVYEPMGVVAAITPWNSPIASEAQKMAPALAAGNAVVVKPAEVTPLMALELARICEEAGVPKGLVSVLPGKGSVIGDAITKHPLVRRVSFTGGTTTGKHIAHIAADKMMPVSLELGGKSPTMVFDDADLDHAVNGVLYGIFSSSGESCIAGSRLFVARSQYEAFIDRLAAGAAHLRVGDPADERTQMGPLITDRHRDSIESYVAAGVEEGGQLRTGGLRPDVAGLPNGYFYTPTIIEGLDNNARICQEEIFGPVLVAIPFDDEDDLIAQANDSVYALAAGIWTRDYKRAWRVARAVQAGNVWINTYKQFSIATPFGGWRDSGLGREKGRLGILQYMEQKSVYWGLNEQPLPWANH comes from the coding sequence ATGAAGACGCAAGAAGTACTCCCCATCTGCATCGCGGGCGAATGGCGCCTGGGGACCGGCGACCGCTATGGCACGCGCTACCCGGCTACCGGCGAAGTGGTGGCCGAACTCAACGCCGCCAACCTGTCGGACGTGGAAGAAGCGGTGCAGGGCGCCCACCAGGCCTTCCTCACCAGCGGCTGGGCCCAGCGCAAGCCGCATGAGCGCGCCGCGGTCCTGTACCGCGTGGCCGAACTGATCCGCGCCCAGGGCGAGCAACTGGCCCAGCGCCAGCGCCTGGACAACGGCAAGCCGATCAGCGAGACGCGCGCCCTGGTGGCCAGTGCCGCCGGCACCTTCCAGTTCTTTGCCGCCGCCTGCGAGACGCTGGAAGAAACCATCACGCCGCAGCGCGGCGACTGCCTGACCATGAGCGTGTACGAGCCCATGGGCGTGGTCGCGGCGATCACGCCGTGGAACTCGCCGATCGCCAGCGAGGCGCAGAAGATGGCGCCGGCGCTGGCCGCGGGCAACGCCGTGGTGGTCAAGCCCGCTGAAGTCACCCCGCTGATGGCGCTGGAACTGGCGCGCATCTGCGAAGAGGCCGGCGTGCCCAAGGGCCTGGTCAGCGTGCTGCCGGGCAAGGGCTCGGTGATCGGCGACGCCATCACCAAGCATCCGCTGGTGCGGCGCGTGTCGTTCACCGGCGGCACCACCACCGGCAAGCACATCGCCCATATCGCCGCCGACAAGATGATGCCGGTGTCGCTGGAACTGGGCGGCAAGTCGCCGACCATGGTGTTCGACGATGCCGACCTGGACCATGCGGTCAACGGCGTGCTGTACGGAATCTTCAGCTCGTCGGGCGAGTCGTGCATCGCCGGCTCGCGCCTGTTCGTGGCACGCTCGCAGTACGAAGCCTTTATCGACCGCCTGGCCGCGGGCGCCGCGCACCTGCGCGTGGGCGACCCCGCCGATGAGCGCACCCAGATGGGCCCGCTGATCACCGACCGCCATCGCGACAGCATCGAGTCGTACGTCGCCGCCGGCGTGGAAGAGGGCGGCCAGCTGCGCACCGGCGGCCTGCGCCCCGACGTGGCCGGCCTGCCCAACGGCTATTTCTACACGCCGACCATCATCGAAGGGCTGGATAACAACGCCCGTATCTGCCAGGAAGAGATCTTCGGGCCGGTGCTGGTGGCGATCCCGTTCGACGACGAGGACGACCTGATCGCGCAGGCCAACGACAGCGTCTATGCGCTCGCCGCCGGCATCTGGACGCGTGACTACAAACGCGCCTGGCGCGTGGCACGGGCCGTGCAGGCGGGCAACGTGTGGATCAACACCTACAAGCAGTTCTCGATCGCGACGCCGTTCGGCGGCTGGCGCGACAGTGGCCTGGGCCGCGAGAAGGGACGGCTTGGCATCCTGCAGTACATGGAGCAGAAGAGCGTGTACTGGGGCCTGAACGAACAACCGCTGCCGTGGGCCAACCACTGA
- a CDS encoding VOC family protein, with protein sequence MIKVLGIDEIVYGADDFDACRGFFTDWGLAIKRDDAQGLDFETLNGCRVLVRRIDDATLPPAIEAGPTLREVVWGVDSQASLDQLAKTIADAPGFVKQGEGDTMRIGCTDPNGLAVRFQATRKHDVQVECALMNTWNDKPRLNQRSPIYDHATPIEVGHVVFFVKDVKATERFYVEKFGFVPSDRYPDRGAFLRCTPEGGHHDLFLLQLPEPKSGLNHVAFTVRDIHEVFGGGMHVSRKGWDTQLGPGRHPISSAYFWYFRNPAGGLIEYYADEDQLDEHWEPRAFEPGPTMFAEWAIEGGIDGNTRRQKNAGGPAGKFLTEKR encoded by the coding sequence ATGATCAAGGTATTGGGGATCGACGAGATCGTCTACGGCGCGGATGACTTTGACGCCTGCCGTGGCTTTTTCACCGACTGGGGCCTGGCCATCAAGCGCGACGACGCGCAGGGCCTGGATTTCGAAACGCTCAACGGCTGCCGCGTGCTGGTGCGCCGCATCGACGACGCCACGCTGCCGCCCGCGATCGAAGCCGGCCCGACGCTGCGCGAAGTGGTGTGGGGCGTGGACTCGCAGGCCTCGCTGGACCAGCTCGCCAAGACGATTGCCGACGCACCGGGCTTCGTGAAGCAAGGCGAGGGCGATACGATGCGCATCGGCTGCACCGACCCGAACGGCCTGGCCGTGCGTTTCCAGGCCACGCGCAAGCATGACGTGCAGGTCGAATGCGCACTGATGAACACGTGGAACGACAAGCCGCGCCTGAACCAGCGCAGCCCGATCTACGACCACGCCACCCCGATCGAAGTGGGCCACGTGGTGTTCTTCGTCAAGGACGTCAAGGCCACGGAGCGCTTCTATGTCGAGAAGTTCGGCTTCGTGCCGTCGGACCGCTATCCGGACCGCGGCGCCTTCCTGCGCTGCACGCCCGAAGGCGGCCACCACGACCTGTTCCTGCTGCAGCTGCCGGAACCCAAAAGCGGCCTGAACCACGTCGCCTTCACCGTGCGCGACATCCATGAAGTCTTCGGCGGCGGCATGCATGTCTCGCGCAAGGGGTGGGACACGCAGCTCGGCCCGGGCCGGCACCCGATCTCGTCGGCCTACTTCTGGTACTTCAGGAACCCGGCCGGCGGCCTGATCGAGTACTACGCCGACGAAGACCAGCTGGACGAACACTGGGAGCCGCGCGCTTTCGAGCCGGGGCCGACCATGTTCGCCGAATGGGCGATCGAAGGCGGCATCGACGGCAACACCCGCCGCCAGAAGAACGCGGGCGGACCGGCAGGCAAGTTCCTGACCGAGAAGCGGTAA
- a CDS encoding PDR/VanB family oxidoreductase: MSAHQSLTLRVHAMRYEARGVVSIELQDPEGKTLPEYSPGAHIDLHLGNGLVRSYSLCGAPEARQRYTVGVLLDRGSRGGSRYVHEQLRVGTTLTVGAPRNNFALDESAAHTVLVAGGIGVTPIVCMARRLAELGKSFTLIYCARSRAEAAFVEQLSAHGDAVRFHFDDEAGVPPDLNAMLAGQDPQTHFYCCGPGPMLKAFEAACEAHSYPNVHIERFAADPSTEAVQEGEYTVSLSRTGTTVKVPSGKSLLDALLDAGVQMDYSCREGVCGSCETAVLEGCPDHRDSVLSSSERASNKTMMVCVSGCKGSKLVLDL; this comes from the coding sequence ATGAGTGCCCACCAGTCCCTGACCCTGCGCGTCCACGCCATGCGCTATGAAGCGCGCGGCGTGGTCAGCATCGAACTGCAAGATCCCGAAGGGAAGACCCTGCCCGAGTACAGCCCGGGCGCCCATATCGACCTGCACCTGGGCAACGGCCTGGTGCGCAGCTACTCGCTGTGCGGCGCGCCCGAAGCGCGCCAGCGCTATACCGTGGGCGTGCTGCTGGACCGCGGCAGCCGCGGCGGTTCGCGCTACGTGCATGAGCAGCTGCGCGTTGGCACCACGCTGACCGTGGGGGCGCCGCGCAACAACTTCGCCCTGGACGAAAGCGCCGCGCACACCGTGCTGGTCGCCGGCGGCATCGGCGTGACGCCGATCGTCTGCATGGCGCGCCGGCTGGCCGAACTGGGCAAGTCGTTCACGCTGATCTACTGCGCCCGTTCGCGTGCCGAGGCCGCATTCGTCGAACAGCTGTCGGCCCATGGCGATGCAGTGCGCTTTCACTTCGACGACGAGGCCGGCGTGCCGCCGGACTTGAACGCGATGCTGGCCGGCCAGGACCCGCAGACGCACTTCTACTGCTGCGGCCCCGGCCCGATGCTGAAGGCGTTCGAGGCTGCCTGCGAAGCGCATAGCTACCCGAACGTGCACATCGAGCGCTTTGCCGCCGATCCCTCGACCGAGGCGGTGCAGGAAGGCGAGTACACCGTGTCGCTGTCGCGCACCGGCACCACCGTCAAGGTGCCGTCCGGCAAGTCGCTGCTGGACGCGCTGCTCGATGCCGGCGTACAGATGGACTACAGCTGCCGCGAAGGCGTGTGCGGCTCGTGCGAGACCGCGGTGCTGGAAGGCTGCCCCGACCATCGCGACAGCGTGCTCAGCAGCAGCGAGCGCGCCAGCAACAAGACCATGATGGTGTGCGTGTCGGGGTGCAAGGGCAGCAAGCTGGTGCTCGACCTGTAA
- a CDS encoding MFS transporter, with protein MAATAGIVTTADSAGQSAAAARSGPLTRGNIVARIERMPGNAMHIRARLLIGLATFFDGFDVIAIAATLPLLIAQWSLTPGQIGFLIAAPSVGQLVGALLFPGLAERFGRLRSIGWSAGIIGLMSLACGFAPSFEIFALLRIVQGLGLGGELPVAATYINEVTRAHGRGRFVLLYEVVFPIGLMVSNGIGAWLVPHYGWELMYFIGGVPLVLFFILRRVIPESPRWLAEKGRLDEADAALWAFEARARTPLPPLGDTSAYERMAQHPRRRVRDLVSKPYIGRTLAVWMLWATCGFIQYGLSTWLPTVYKTVYHAPLQLALNLAAGASVLGVVGSLVCAMIVDKVGRKPVINVSFLLCALSLVLAGVFHASNVYVVATLCALAMGFLASGFITAYVYTPELYPTSVRAMGCGLGGAWLKLAAIFAPGLIASTIGSGDLSIAFFALSVVPALAAVTVHFLGIETKGRVLEELEV; from the coding sequence GTGGCCGCCACCGCAGGTATCGTGACCACGGCTGACAGCGCCGGCCAGAGCGCAGCGGCGGCCCGCAGCGGCCCGCTCACGCGCGGCAATATCGTTGCCCGCATCGAGCGCATGCCGGGAAACGCCATGCATATCCGCGCCCGGTTGCTGATCGGCCTGGCCACCTTCTTCGATGGCTTCGACGTGATCGCCATCGCCGCCACGCTGCCGCTGCTGATCGCGCAGTGGTCGCTCACGCCGGGCCAGATCGGCTTTCTGATCGCGGCGCCGTCGGTCGGCCAGTTGGTCGGGGCGCTGCTGTTCCCGGGGCTGGCCGAGCGCTTCGGCCGGCTGCGCTCGATCGGCTGGAGCGCGGGCATCATCGGGCTGATGAGCCTGGCCTGCGGCTTTGCCCCGTCGTTCGAGATCTTCGCGCTGCTGCGCATCGTGCAGGGCCTGGGCCTGGGCGGCGAACTGCCGGTGGCGGCCACCTATATCAACGAGGTCACGCGCGCCCATGGGCGCGGGCGCTTCGTGCTGCTGTACGAGGTGGTGTTCCCGATCGGGCTGATGGTGTCCAACGGCATCGGCGCCTGGCTGGTGCCGCACTACGGCTGGGAGCTGATGTATTTCATCGGCGGCGTGCCGCTGGTGCTGTTCTTCATCCTGCGCCGCGTGATCCCGGAATCGCCGCGCTGGCTGGCCGAGAAGGGCCGGCTGGACGAGGCCGATGCCGCGCTGTGGGCCTTCGAGGCGCGCGCCAGGACGCCGCTGCCGCCGCTGGGCGACACCAGCGCCTACGAACGCATGGCACAGCACCCGCGCCGCCGCGTGCGCGACCTGGTCAGCAAGCCCTATATCGGCCGCACGCTGGCGGTGTGGATGCTGTGGGCAACCTGCGGCTTTATCCAGTACGGGCTGTCGACGTGGCTGCCCACGGTCTACAAGACCGTCTACCACGCGCCGCTGCAGCTGGCGCTGAACCTCGCCGCCGGCGCCTCGGTGCTGGGCGTGGTCGGTTCGCTGGTGTGCGCGATGATTGTGGACAAGGTCGGGCGCAAGCCGGTGATCAATGTGTCGTTCCTGCTGTGCGCGCTGTCGCTGGTGCTGGCGGGGGTGTTCCACGCGTCGAACGTGTATGTGGTCGCGACCCTGTGCGCGCTGGCGATGGGGTTCCTGGCCAGCGGCTTCATCACCGCCTATGTCTATACGCCGGAACTGTATCCGACCAGCGTGCGGGCGATGGGGTGTGGGCTGGGTGGGGCGTGGCTCAAGCTGGCGGCGATCTTCGCGCCGGGGCTGATTGCCAGCACCATCGGCAGTGGTGATCTCAGCATTGCCTTCTTCGCGCTGTCCGTGGTGCCCGCGCTGGCGGCTGTCACGGTACATTTCCTTGGGATTGAGACCAAGGGCCGCGTGCTGGAGGAGCTGGAGGTCTGA
- a CDS encoding tripartite tricarboxylate transporter substrate-binding protein — protein MAKADPDGGTLLLSYTSHAINPALFDKKPFDPIKDFTPISLIATSPLLLVSRPDLGANNVRELIALAKSRPGKLSIAVAGLGSANHLAGEMFKQEARIDLVSVPYKGASPAIADVVAGQADLLLGNVATVQPLLRAGKVKGLGVSSLKRLPAFPQIAPIADVVPNFDYSSWYGLLGPAGMSADVVAQLEKAVRAAVASPAMRKRLAGEGLMPVGNDAAQFTQFLQGEIARWAKVVAVTGARMS, from the coding sequence GTGGCCAAGGCCGATCCGGACGGCGGCACGCTGCTGCTCAGCTACACCAGCCACGCCATCAATCCCGCGCTGTTCGACAAGAAGCCGTTCGACCCGATCAAGGACTTCACGCCGATTTCGCTGATCGCCACCTCGCCGCTGCTGCTGGTGTCACGCCCCGACCTGGGCGCGAACAACGTGCGCGAGCTGATCGCGCTGGCCAAGTCCAGGCCCGGCAAGCTCAGCATCGCCGTGGCCGGCCTCGGCAGCGCCAACCACCTGGCCGGCGAGATGTTCAAGCAAGAGGCGCGCATTGACCTGGTCAGCGTGCCTTACAAAGGCGCGTCCCCCGCGATCGCCGACGTGGTCGCCGGCCAGGCCGACTTGCTGCTGGGCAACGTCGCCACGGTGCAGCCGCTGTTGCGGGCCGGCAAGGTCAAGGGGCTGGGCGTCAGCAGCCTGAAGCGCCTGCCCGCGTTCCCGCAGATCGCGCCGATCGCCGACGTGGTGCCCAATTTCGACTACAGCTCGTGGTACGGCCTGCTCGGGCCGGCCGGCATGTCGGCGGACGTGGTTGCACAGCTGGAGAAAGCCGTGCGCGCCGCGGTCGCGTCGCCGGCAATGCGCAAGCGCCTGGCCGGCGAAGGGCTGATGCCGGTGGGCAATGATGCCGCGCAGTTCACGCAGTTCCTGCAGGGGGAAATCGCGCGTTGGGCGAAGGTGGTGGCGGTTACCGGGGCGCGGATGAGCTGA
- a CDS encoding isocitrate lyase/PEP mutase family protein, which produces MSGDSTHSPSLKERLRRPEPVLAPGVYDALSALLAEQAGFEALYLSGGAVAYTLLGHSDVGLTTATETADVLARITDRVSLPVIVDGDTGYGNALNTQRTVRAFERAGAAMIQLEDQGFPKRCGHLAGKSLVTVREMCGKLRAALDARHSADTLILARTDAVAVEGLDAAIERAEAYLACGVDALFIEAVVSAADMDRVCGRFAARVPLLANMVEGGKTPIQSAAELGGRGYRIVIYPGGTVRFASRQLQRYFAGLRADGSTRAFMEEMNDFDALNRLIGTPQLLDAGRRYADDD; this is translated from the coding sequence ATGAGCGGCGACAGCACGCACTCCCCTTCGCTGAAGGAACGCCTGCGCCGGCCCGAGCCGGTGCTGGCGCCCGGCGTCTACGATGCCCTCAGCGCGCTGCTGGCCGAGCAGGCCGGCTTCGAGGCGCTGTACCTGTCGGGCGGCGCGGTCGCCTACACGCTGCTGGGCCACTCCGACGTGGGCCTGACCACGGCCACCGAGACCGCCGACGTGCTGGCGCGCATCACCGACCGCGTGTCGCTGCCGGTGATCGTCGACGGCGACACCGGCTACGGCAACGCGCTCAACACGCAGCGCACGGTGCGCGCTTTCGAGCGCGCCGGCGCGGCGATGATCCAGCTCGAGGACCAGGGCTTTCCCAAGCGTTGCGGCCACCTCGCCGGCAAGTCGCTGGTCACGGTGCGCGAGATGTGCGGCAAGCTGCGTGCCGCTCTCGACGCGCGCCATAGCGCCGACACACTGATCCTGGCGCGCACCGACGCCGTCGCCGTGGAAGGCCTGGACGCCGCCATCGAGCGCGCCGAAGCCTATCTGGCCTGCGGCGTCGACGCGCTGTTTATCGAGGCAGTAGTGTCAGCCGCCGACATGGACCGCGTCTGCGGCCGCTTCGCCGCACGCGTGCCGCTGCTGGCCAATATGGTCGAGGGCGGCAAGACCCCGATCCAGAGCGCGGCCGAACTGGGCGGGCGCGGCTACCGCATCGTGATCTACCCGGGCGGCACCGTGCGCTTCGCCTCGCGCCAGCTGCAGCGCTACTTCGCCGGCCTCAGGGCCGACGGCAGCACACGCGCATTCATGGAGGAAATGAACGATTTCGACGCACTGAACCGGCTGATCGGCACGCCCCAGCTGCTCGACGCCGGCCGCCGCTATGCGGACGACGACTAA
- a CDS encoding TauD/TfdA family dioxygenase, with translation MSVIAASQRPVAWTAQQAREDRSWVLRMNEAEVQGMRDALDHARTLNKPLLAMQQADFPLNDAARAVLRRAIDITQGGWGMCLLKGFPVDEWTEEESRLAYWGMSLYMGVGRTQNRASQFMNDVRNEGGEYKVKGGRGYNTNAGLDFHQDSCDVVGLLCRRTARAGGTSKVTSSIALYEEVQRRRPDLIPVLKDTFFHSYQGTQDPSQPPYYRCPVFGSHPEYFSARTNRKNTDAAQRDFAELPRLTPAQVEALDLLDELMPSELLCFTMELEQGDMQLLNNYVTLHSRTPFEDHEEPDRKRHLFRLWLAVPGSQPLPEDWKEYYGDVRAGSVRGGVRGSEITQEFLDYEKRQAAALGMLFETWRPQLRQEDMVRILAGHAAKAAAGATA, from the coding sequence ATGTCAGTCATCGCCGCATCGCAACGCCCCGTCGCCTGGACCGCCCAGCAAGCCCGCGAGGACCGCTCCTGGGTACTGCGCATGAACGAGGCCGAAGTCCAGGGCATGCGTGACGCGCTCGACCACGCCAGGACACTGAACAAGCCGCTGCTGGCAATGCAGCAGGCCGACTTTCCGCTCAATGACGCCGCCCGCGCCGTGCTCAGGCGCGCCATCGACATCACCCAGGGCGGCTGGGGCATGTGCCTGCTCAAGGGCTTTCCGGTCGACGAATGGACCGAGGAGGAATCGCGCCTGGCCTACTGGGGCATGAGCCTGTACATGGGCGTGGGCCGCACGCAGAACCGCGCCAGCCAGTTCATGAACGACGTGCGCAATGAAGGCGGCGAATACAAGGTCAAGGGCGGCCGCGGCTACAACACCAATGCCGGGCTGGATTTTCACCAGGACTCGTGCGACGTGGTCGGCCTGCTGTGCCGGCGCACCGCGCGCGCGGGCGGCACCAGCAAGGTGACCAGTTCGATAGCGCTGTATGAGGAAGTGCAGCGCCGCCGCCCCGACCTGATCCCGGTGCTCAAGGACACCTTCTTCCACAGCTACCAAGGCACGCAGGACCCCAGCCAGCCGCCGTACTACCGCTGCCCGGTCTTCGGCAGCCATCCCGAGTATTTCTCCGCGCGCACCAACCGCAAGAACACCGACGCCGCGCAGCGCGACTTTGCCGAGCTGCCGCGCCTGACGCCGGCGCAGGTCGAGGCGCTGGACCTGCTCGACGAGCTGATGCCGAGCGAGCTGCTGTGCTTCACCATGGAACTGGAGCAAGGCGACATGCAGCTGCTGAACAACTACGTCACGCTGCATTCGCGCACGCCGTTCGAGGACCATGAGGAGCCGGACCGCAAGCGCCACCTGTTCCGCCTGTGGCTGGCCGTGCCGGGTTCGCAGCCGCTGCCCGAAGACTGGAAGGAATATTACGGCGACGTGCGTGCCGGATCGGTGCGCGGCGGCGTGCGCGGCAGTGAGATCACGCAGGAATTCCTTGACTATGAGAAGCGCCAGGCGGCGGCGCTCGGCATGCTGTTCGAGACCTGGCGCCCACAGCTGCGCCAGGAAGACATGGTGCGCATCCTGGCCGGGCATGCGGCCAAGGCGGCCGCGGGCGCCACGGCATGA
- a CDS encoding LysR family transcriptional regulator, whose translation MKIETFHTLEGVLQTGTFAGAARQANVTPSAVSMQMKQLEQYLGKPLFDRSGLQARPNQLAREVADTMRQALQNLEALRSGSGLAVEGVVRLGVIESLQPVVLPGIVRYVRERHPRLELRLVRGRSSTLTASVKAGDIDAALVAQPAAGGSARLRWTPMMRRELMLIAPPASTETNVASLFRLYDWIRYDRNTVSGAMAAQYVHAHVSEIRGTLEFDSAPAIVAMVSAGLGVSILQGPDPTLVQNYPVRLVRLGRSAPVLTLSLVTRKGDDDNRSVAAVRDAMRLTLASYQRQSVAARH comes from the coding sequence ATGAAAATTGAGACCTTCCATACGCTTGAGGGCGTGCTGCAGACCGGCACCTTCGCCGGCGCCGCGCGTCAGGCCAACGTCACCCCCAGCGCTGTCAGCATGCAGATGAAGCAGCTTGAGCAGTACCTGGGCAAGCCGCTGTTCGACCGCTCCGGGCTGCAGGCGCGGCCCAACCAGCTCGCGCGCGAGGTGGCCGACACCATGCGCCAGGCACTGCAGAACCTGGAAGCGCTGCGCTCCGGAAGTGGACTGGCGGTGGAGGGGGTAGTGCGGCTGGGGGTGATCGAGTCGCTGCAACCGGTCGTGCTGCCCGGCATCGTGCGCTATGTGCGCGAGCGCCATCCCAGGCTGGAACTGCGGCTGGTGCGCGGGCGCAGCAGCACGCTGACGGCATCGGTCAAGGCAGGCGACATCGATGCGGCGCTCGTGGCGCAGCCGGCAGCCGGCGGTTCGGCGCGGCTGCGCTGGACCCCGATGATGCGGCGCGAACTGATGCTGATCGCACCACCCGCGTCCACCGAGACCAACGTGGCCTCGCTGTTCCGCCTGTACGACTGGATCCGCTACGACCGCAATACCGTGTCCGGGGCGATGGCGGCGCAGTACGTGCATGCGCACGTGTCCGAAATCCGCGGCACGCTGGAGTTCGACAGTGCGCCGGCGATCGTGGCAATGGTCAGTGCCGGGCTGGGGGTGTCGATCCTGCAGGGGCCCGACCCGACGCTGGTGCAAAACTACCCGGTGCGGCTGGTGCGGCTGGGCCGCTCGGCGCCGGTGCTGACCCTGTCGCTGGTGACGCGCAAGGGGGATGACGACAACCGCTCGGTGGCGGCTGTGCGTGACGCCATGCGGCTGACGCTGGCCTCGTACCAGCGCCAGAGCGTGGCAGCGCGCCACTGA
- a CDS encoding MarR family winged helix-turn-helix transcriptional regulator, whose amino-acid sequence MPRDAAPAKGQPAPDTDITSPWTDLDEAGSGLTVDNFLTTMLSQLVTALRSTVTKPYAEQFGLTVPEWRILALLAHARELPFAELVTQSTSDKALVSRTLRLLEERGLVQLTSAGNTPRKKLICAISEAGAALHDQVMPLARRGQAQVIRQLSPEEREAVYQGLRKLLRAQA is encoded by the coding sequence ATGCCCCGTGACGCCGCGCCCGCCAAGGGCCAGCCCGCGCCAGACACCGACATCACCAGCCCGTGGACCGACCTCGACGAGGCCGGCAGCGGCCTGACCGTCGACAATTTCCTGACCACGATGCTGAGCCAGCTGGTCACCGCGCTGCGCAGCACGGTGACCAAGCCCTATGCGGAACAGTTCGGCCTGACCGTGCCGGAGTGGCGCATCCTGGCGCTGCTGGCGCACGCGCGCGAGCTGCCGTTTGCCGAGCTGGTGACGCAATCGACCTCGGACAAGGCGCTGGTGAGCCGCACGCTGCGGCTGCTGGAGGAACGGGGGCTAGTGCAGCTGACTTCGGCCGGCAACACGCCGCGCAAGAAGCTGATCTGTGCGATCAGCGAAGCTGGTGCGGCACTGCACGACCAGGTGATGCCGCTGGCGCGGCGGGGGCAGGCGCAGGTGATACGGCAGTTGTCGCCAGAGGAGCGCGAAGCGGTCTACCAGGGGCTGCGCAAGCTGTTGCGCGCGCAGGCCTGA